TGGTCGTAGTTTTTCGCATCGTACACTCCTACAGATTGCGGGCAAGACGTAACGCGGATTCGATATCCCTGGTTTGAGTGCTCTTGTCACCACCTGCCAGGAGAATCACCACCTCACGTCCGCGCTGTGTAAAATACACCCGGTATCCCGGCCCGTAATCGATCCGCAATTCTGAGACACCTTCGCCGACCGGCCTGACATCTCCCGCATTGCCAGCCGCCAGGCGCTCGATCCGGGCTTGAACGCGCGCCCTTGCCCGAATGTCTCGCAGGCGGTCGAGCCACCGGGCGAACACATCGGTCTTGCGAATTTCGATCACGACGGGAAGAGTGTATCCTAGTGGCTACACTTTATCAAATGCTACGAATCGGCACGTCGGAGTGAGCTGCCCAACGTCCCGCATGAGCGGCCGAGCGTAAGCGAGGTCCGGCGACCCAAAGGGGCGCGAACTCGATGCGGTTGTTAGGCGTTTTTAAGCTGTTCGAGCCAATCATTAAACCACTCCAGCGGCATTCTCTCTTTAGAAAAATCTAGTTTCTTCAATTGCTCAAGTGAATAACTATTCGCTAAATACATATCCCATTGAGCATCTACATCTGCGGCAACGCCCGTGGCAACATTTATTGCCTTATCTGTATCTACATCAAACATGGCCATATGAAATCGATCACACCAATGAGCAATGTCTTGATGCGTAAATTGTGACGCATCGGGGTTTGCGCGAGTCAATCCCTTTTTTAGTTGAGATTTGATCACGGCTCCCTGTGGTCTACCTACGCGGCCTGGGTGATCCGCGCCGAATCCGGCTCCGCGAGGCGCACCAAGGCCGCGCGGAGTTGGGGTAATGC
The sequence above is a segment of the Nitrospirota bacterium genome. Coding sequences within it:
- a CDS encoding type II toxin-antitoxin system RelE/ParE family toxin, which encodes MIEIRKTDVFARWLDRLRDIRARARVQARIERLAAGNAGDVRPVGEGVSELRIDYGPGYRVYFTQRGREVVILLAGGDKSTQTRDIESALRLARNL